The Asterias amurensis chromosome 21, ASM3211899v1 genome has a segment encoding these proteins:
- the LOC139952882 gene encoding palmitoyltransferase ZDHHC6-like: MCFGPFRQLCHWGPFVALFLIFYITGTAVMCDLFYWTPNKDSLLSIVHFVVLSSWIFFILWNYFHAVFYGPGFVPLGWKPENPEDEKSLQYCHVCKGFKAPRSHHCRYCNRCVMKMDHHCPWINTCCGHRNHAHFTYFLWFAPLGCFHATIIISVTIYSEIYKQLYSPRKYRRPNNIPLGVEFGLPQLFMSFVAVGLAIGVTLAVLFLFITQIRSILKNESGIENWIVAKAKHRHSKMESKFVYPYNLGRKRNLLEVFTWQGRPQGDGISWPVVEGCTQYTLTIEQIAQKQLKKERMIEYIVIEDYEGSWFPISKGCCTCLCFPLTDEPRIEIDEEDIIMVSRWKKYWLYGEVQFINDGDESTPRIRGWFPRRCVKQNAGHICKDDVDDTKKKR, from the exons ATGTGTTTCGGACCATTTCGTCAGCTGTGCCACTGGGGGCCATTCGTTGCTCTCTTCCTCATTTTCTACATCACAGGAACAGCTGTAATGTGTGATCTGTTCTACTGGACACCAAACAAGGATAGCCTCTTAAGCATTGTTCACTTTGTCGTTCTGTCATCttggatttttttcattttgtggaACTACTTCCATGCAGTATTCTATGGACCTGGGTTTGTTCCACTGGGATGGAAACCA GAGAATCCTGAAGATGAGAAAAGTCTACAGTACTGTCATGTATGTAAAGGGTTCAAGGCACCCAGGTCTCATCACTGTAGATATTGTAACAG GTGTGTAATGAAGATGGACCATCACTGTCCCTGGATAAACACCTGTTGTGGACATCGTAACCACGCCCATTTCACTTACTTCCTCTGGTTTGCACCTCTAGGATGCTTCCATgctaccatcattatctcggTCACTATTTACTCCGAAATTTACAAG CAACTCTATTCTCCTCGCAAGTACAGAAGGCCCAATAATATCCCACTAGGAGTGGAGTTTGGTTTACCACAGCTCTTCATGAGCTTTGTAGCTGTTGGTTTAGCCATCGGAGTAACCCTCGCTGTCTTATTCTTATTTATAACTCAG atCCGGTCTATCTTGAAAAATGAAAGTGGCATAGAAAATTGGATTGTTGCAAAG GCAAAGCATAGACACAGCAAAATGGAGAGCAAGTTTGTGTATCCGTACAACCTGGGTCGGAAACGAAACCTTCTGGAGGTCTTCACCTGGCAAGGACGGCCACAGGGAGATGGGATTTCATGGCCGGTGGTTGAGGGATGTACACAGTATACACTAACG ATTGAGCAGATTGCCCAGAAGCAACTGAAAAAAGAACGAATG ATTGAGTATATCGTGATTGAGGACTACGAAGGCTCCTGGTTCCCTATATCTAAAGGCTGCTGTACGTGTCTATGTTTTCCATTAACCGATGAACCACGCATTGAAATAGATGAAGAAGACATCATCATGGTCAGCAGATGGAAAaa GTACTGGTTGTATGGTGAGGTGCAGTTCATCAATGATGGAGATGAGTCAACACCTCGAATTAGAGGATGGTTTCCACGGCGATGTGTTAAACAGAATGCTGGTCATATATGTAAAGATGATGTTGATGATACTAAGAAGAAAAGATGA
- the LOC139952881 gene encoding uncharacterized protein — protein MDLGGRDSKSPKKFLIPKVSRSQTKGFQRLLEPESIPGKSITALIEGSVTLKEKFKWSSHWSLRTITQVCNSNFQQRFLEKKVELLKEVKQFKEYFAYGLTQSDTEANNICSNGAFAGQILNFPLGDVEHGVNVCQYPDVLLRWAEKKGFKHPCIVIYKILKGRCKTVNARTSSKQQMVEPTPNLEYHIANGTPTPEEPLFMQLSKSQLFLYEYDDDALPAKHPRHCLPYAVISLRKRTQSPPLPPLTDKEQSRSSASKTSRDLASTELDRNNNRRKVKVPADLPTVGKISKMSAHSKPTSRNPQENQSYVTSGMESLDNDEKKTGATKNLTTMENEAQPEVRMKLSDRFAPTSSAMDDPKLDSLRQEHLKMLEKLKAVRVERMNNSLLGFGKTSQDEQRFFKNEHLKTVTTNCSSNKPEATPKTVPQLSSLKITINNDTREQITSSNSSVGKNTQVSADQIPHNNSERLSDRSEGCVSHRSNKNRNRTTNYQTQAPFRCQNKTFRNATRFFGPRGGSNNMSYRGVAQRGRNRAGFLNRRRMPFYGSQDFKRYNRTHNFNMGEQHEHVGSFNQQTRRAWRGECPSDYYSHNEQDSAHFMQGGSNFRDRGKRMPRRACRERFVQCSNPRIQPLFPKPRFQNNRKQRSMKQTETFRLMRDSSNNSSKIDSSVLSCQHSVGNTVETSKRQLPTRASLTDVGGHNHDKESAQSDLDDYESSPSQHETLVEPGVEEIRSGLKRNGKYCESAKVEISDQPCRGEFIGLYDNISSGEESCVKTLCVDDLELQDMDYDSGESLSAKLPQTGGSQIDPNPTLHCNLSSQTNNTPWEHGDLATEQQHYTLNNTSHPNSNSFAYRFPKITGIQRLQSRTPCVGPSSSYGCQPNGTQQNQTGEQLISEQAHRVPTEFFEQHDSYSSHAQQLQTDDSTNLMTTTHGCESWTTESPQAYVPNGPVQEPSNMQNSYAPLQNNFSAHSYASQTPTAGLNESTNQLFTSPNFGSVTGSNSHSQDFLPCPSKMPTSNAEVKPDTALPNSLSNIYSNAQNYPTGEQTNWIGQEGVFISTAQHRHAELDALTPTFSGSPYSDMSISMSMSKGSKEGICPPDLLYDVGCDSFINNPHMLASTLEYCSKNYKQAQARRNSQGSCTSRVSMDAQQLQTDDSTNLMTTTHGCESWTTESPQAYVPNGHVQEPSNMQNSYAPLQNIFSAHSYASQTPTAGLNESTNQLFTSPNSGSVTGSNSHSQDFLPCPSKMPTSNAEVKPDTALPNSLSNMDSNAQNYPTGEQTNWIGQEGVFISTAQHPHAELDALTPTFSGSPYSDMSISMSMSKGSKDGICPPDLPYDVGSDSLINNPHMLASTLEYCSKNYKQAQARRNSQGSCTSRVSMDAQQLQTDDSTNLMTTTHGCESWTTESPQAHVPNGPVQEPSNMQNSYAPLQNNFSAHSYASQAPTAGLNESTNQLFTSPNSGSVTGSNSHSQDFLPCPSKMPTSNAEVKPDTALPNSLSNMDSNAQNYPTGEQTNWIGQEGVFISTAQHPHAELDALTPTFSGSPYSDMSISMSMSKGSKEGICPPDFPYDVGSDSFINNPHMLASTLEYCSKNYKQAQARRNSQGSCTSRVSMDEVEAPTESKQKLFYGSPLITKKGGKPCEVLLDNIPGLPKPVDPRAALSALFGRRFQIELKQVNFSSDFSSESEGVNAIKRTTVTQTTERKCASGRQNSRDPRLINNKVKKDTNKGTVLTAGIASEVYSSTNLVTAAVQPNQDSSGLESVQSFLEPQKGNGPGNMPLLTPNESAGHRTSFICSSEKPTISNESSHDTLITSNPLELESCAEAQPNPDNQPVATIKSEALEDVTHYIPEISVDNQVPERKSAELHLLGKIALKVRKLRHGLNAPKPSSSEQPPKPNDANTSSFLLQKLKHVSGLDVGMHPKPSKPVNHDDGTEQESKCLSDKRDSSSESSNNVSCRGISSINPSPGESCEQCAIRRLSPLKGSNALCNKSTSSASSCTSSIGMENQGNSRLSPLSSSVQEERSTSQGSTTCERNQLSSEISCDLTARRRSLPSRSTSKYSESRSNRRSRSPRRRSRSPCRRSRSPIQSSRSPTRSSISPRRRSRSPRRRSRSPWRGSRSPRRRSRSPWRGSRSPRRRSRSPRRRSKSPHSRGRSPRRTSRSPRRRGRSPRRRSRSPRRRSRSPTRRSRSPRRRSRSLSQRRRSPRSCRGSRSQNTRNRSPISQQGSSVMMGTTQLRDFLPNQSEAAQNCSFRIEVCQDIRKVIVRNVGTEVLESQCANWQEYRAANPTTQNADFQQRNI, from the exons ATGGATCTGGGAGGCAGAGATTCCAAAAGTCCAAAGAAGTTCCTTATCCCAAAAGTCAGTCGCTCTCAAACAAAAG GATTTCAGCGTCTTCTTGAACCAGAGTCAATTCCCGGAAAGAGTATCACTGCACTTATAGAAGGCTCTGTAACCCTTAAGGAGAAGTTTAAATGGAGCAGTCACTGGAGCCTTAGAACCATCACCCAAGTCTGCAATAGTAACTTCCAACAGCGCTTCCTAGAGAAGAAAGTAGAACTTTTGAAAGAAGTGAAGCAGTTCAAGGAATACTTCGCATATGGACTGACCCAATCAGACACTGAGGCGAACAACATTTGTAGCAACGGAGCTTTTGCTGGACAGATTTTGAACTTTCCTCTTGGAGATGTTGAGCATGGAGTCAACGTTTGTCAATATCCAGATGTACTCTTAAGATGGGCTGAAAAGAAGGGATTCAAGCATCCCTGTATTGTTATCTACAAG ATACTTAAGGGCCGATGCAAGACGGTTAATGCTAGAACATCCTCCAAACAGCAAATGGTGGAGCCAACTCCTAATCTTGAATACCATATTGCTAATGGAACTCCTACTCCAGAAGAACCACTCTTTATGCAATTGAGTAAATCACAG CTGTTTCTGTATGAATACGACGATGACGCACTTCCTGCTAAACACCCGAGACACTGTCTTCCATATGCTGTGATATCATTGAGAAAGAGGACTCAATCACCTCCACTTCCACCTCTCACTGACAAGGAACAATCAAGATCTTCTGCTTCTAAGACTTCTAGGGACCTAGCCTCAACAGAGTTAGACCGTAACAACAACCGGAGGAAGGTTAAGGTACCAGCTGATCTGCCAACAGTTGgcaaaatatcaaaaatgtCAGCTCATAGTAAACCCACAAGTAGGAACCCTCAAGAAAATCAGTCGTATGTCACATCAGGAATGGAATCGTTGGATAATGATGAGAAAAAAACAGGGGCGACCAAGAATTTGACAACCATGGAAAATGAGGCGCAACCAGAGGTCCGAATGAAACTTTCTGATCGGTTTGCACCTACATCTTCAGCAATGGATGACCCGAAGCTAGACTCATTGAGACAGGAGCATTTAAAGATGCTTGAGAAACTAAAAGCTGTGCGGGTTGAGCGGATGAACAACTCCTTATTAGGATTTGGGAAGACGTCTCAGGATGAACAACGTTTCTTCAAAAATGAGCATCTCAAGACTGTCACAACAAACTGTAGTAGTAACAAACCTGAAGCTACTCCAAAAACGGTGCCACAACTTTccagtttaaaaataacaattaacAATGATACCAGGGAACAAATCACCAGTTCAAATTCAAGCGTTGGAAAGAATACACAAGTATCTGCAGATCAAATACCTCATAATAACTCAGAACGTTTATCTGATAGATCTGAAGGTTGTGTCTCGCACAGGTCGAATAAAAACAGAAATCGGACGACGAACTATCAGACACAAGCGCCCTTTAGATGTCAAAATAAAACCTTCAGGAATGCAACTCGTTTCTTTGGTCCAAGGGGAGGATCAAATAACATGAGCTACAGAGGAGTTGCACAGAGAGGTAGAAACAGAGCTGGGTTCTTAAATAGGAGGAGGATGCCTTTTTATGGTTCACAGGATTTCAAAAGATACAACAGGACACATAACTTCAACATGGGAGAACAACATGAACATGTTGGCAGCTTCAATCAACAAACTCGTAGAGCTTGGCGAGGGGAATGTCCTTCAGATTACTATTCTCATAATGAACAAGATTCAGCTCATTTCATGCAGGGTGGAAGCAACTTTAGGGATAGAGGGAAAAGGATGCCACGGAGAGCTTGCAGGGAGCGATTTGTACAATGTAGCAATCCTCGGATACAACCTTTGTTTCCTAAGCCAAGGTTTCAAAACAACAGGAAGCAAAGGAGCATGAAGCAGACTGAGACGTTTCGACTTATGAGGGATTCTTCAAACAACAGTAGCAAGATTGATTCATCAGTGCTTTCTTGCCAGCATTCAGTTGGTAATACTGTTGAAACAAGTAAGAGACAACTTCCCACACGTGCATCTCTGACTGATGTTGGAGGTCACAACCATGACAAAGAATCTGCTCAAAGTGATCTTGATGACTATGAAAGCAGCCCCTCTCAACATGAAACACTAGTAGAACCTGGTGTGGAAGAAATACGGTCAGGCTTAAAGAGAAATGGAAAGTATTGTGAATCTGCTAAAGTTGAAATATCTGACCAGCCTTGTAGAGGAGAATTTATCGGCTTGTATGACAATATTTCCAGTGGTGAGGAGTCCTGTGTAAAAACACTTTGCGTAGATGATTTAGAACTTCAAGACATGGATTATGACTCTGGAGAATCTTTGTCGGCCAAATTACCACAAACAGGTGGTTCACAAATTGACCCCAACCCTACCCTTCACTGCAATTTGAGTAGCCAAACCAACAATACACCATGGGAGCATGGAGATTTGGCTACTGAACAACAGCATTACACTCTCAACAACACTTCACATCCAAATTCCAATAGTTTTGCTTACAGGTTTCCAAAAATAACCGGAATACAACGTTTACAATCACGAACACCTTGTGTTGGACCTAGTTCTTCCTATGGCTGCCAACCTAACGGTACACAACAGAATCAAACAGGTGAGCAGTTGATTAGTGAACAAGCTCATAGAGTCCCTACAGAGTTTTTTGAACAACATGATTCTTACTCTTCACATGCGCAACAGTTGCAAACGGATGACTCTACTAACTTGATGACTACAACCCATGGTTGTGAATCTTGGACAACAGAATCTCCACAGGCATATGTACCCAATGGTCCCGTACAAGAGCCCTCTAACATGCAGAATTCCTACGCTCCcttacaaaacaatttttctgcTCATTCATACGCTTCTCAAACTCCAACTGCAGGACTAAATGAGTCGACCAATCAGCTGTTCACATCCCCTAATTTTGGATCTGTGACTGGGTCCAATAGCCATTCACAGGACTTTCTCCCTTGTCCATCCAAAATGCCAACTTCAAATGCGGAAGTCAAACCAGATACAGCACTACCAAACAGTTTGAGTAACATATACAGCAATGCACAAAACTATCCTACAGGTGAGCAAACTAATTGGATCGGACAGGAAGGAGTTTTTATCTCCACTGCACAGCATCGTCACGCAGAACTGGATGCCTTAACCCCAACATTTTCAGGAAGCCCTTATTCTGATATGTCGATTTCTATGTCGATGTCGAAGGGCAGCAAAGAAGGAATCTGTCCACCAGACCTTCTATATGATGTAGGATGTGATTCATTCATAAACAACCCTCACATGCTTGCTTCAACTTTAGAGTATTGTAGTAAAAACTATAAACAAGCGCAAGCCCGTAGAAATTCACAAGGATCTTGCACCAGCAGAGTAAGCATGGATGCGCAACAGTTGCAAACGGATGACTCTACTAACTTGATGACTACAACCCATGGTTGTGAATCTTGGACAACAGAATCTCCACAGGCATATGTACCCAATGGTCACGTACAAGAGCCCTCTAACATGCAGAATTCCTACGCTCccttacaaaacattttttctgCTCATTCATACGCTTCTCAAACTCCAACTGCAGGACTAAATGAGTCGACCAATCAGCTGTTCACATCCCCTAATTCTGGATCTGTGACTGGGTCCAATAGCCATTCACAGGACTTCCTCCCTTGTCCATCCAAAATGCCAACTTCAAATGCGGAAGTCAAACCGGATACAGCACTACCAAACAGTTTGAGTAACATGGACAGCAATGCACAAAACTATCCTACAGGTGAGCAAACTAATTGGATCGGACAGGAAGGAGTTTTTATCTCCACTGCACAGCATCCTCACGCAGAACTGGATGCCTTAACCCCAACATTTTCAGGAAGCCCTTATTCTGATATGTCGATTTCTATGTCGATGTCGAAGGGCAGCAAAGATGGAATCTGTCCACCAGACCTTCCATATGATGTAGGAAGTGATTCACTCATAAACAACCCTCACATGCTTGCTTCAACTTTAGAGTATTGTAGTAAAAACTATAAACAAGCGCAAGCCCGTAGAAATTCACAAGGATCTTGCACCAGCAGAGTAAGCATGGATGCGCAACAGTTGCAAACGGATGACTCTACTAACTTGATGACTACAACCCATGGTTGTGAATCTTGGACAACAGAATCTCCACAGGCACATGTACCCAATGGTCCCGTACAAGAGCCCTCTAACATGCAGAATTCCTACGCTCCcttacaaaacaatttttctgcTCATTCATACGCTTCTCAAGCTCCAACTGCAGGACTAAATGAGTCGACCAATCAGCTGTTCACATCCCCTAATTCTGGATCTGTGACTGGGTCCAATAGCCATTCACAGGACTTTCTCCCTTGTCCATCCAAAATGCCAACTTCAAATGCGGAAGTCAAACCGGATACAGCACTACCAAACAGTTTGAGTAACATGGACAGCAATGCACAAAACTATCCTACAGGTGAGCAAACTAATTGGATCGGACAGGAAGGAGTTTTTATCTCCACTGCACAGCATCCTCACGCAGAACTGGATGCCTTAACCCCAACATTTTCAGGAAGCCCTTATTCTGATATGTCGATTTCTATGTCGATGTCGAAGGGCAGCAAAGAAGGAATCTGTCCACCAGACTTTCCATATGATGTAGGAAGTGATTCATTCATAAACAACCCTCACATGCTTGCTTCAACTTTAGAGTATTGTAGTAAAAACTATAAACAAGCGCAAGCCCGTAGAAATTCACAAGGATCTTGCACCAGCAGAGTAAGCATGGATGAAGTTGAAGCCCCCACAGAATCAAAGCAAAAGCTCTTCTATGGAAGTCCACTCATAACCAAAAAAGGGGGAAAGCCATGTGAAGTACTTTTGGATAACATTCCTGGTCTACCCAAGCCGGTAGATCCAAGAGCAGCCTTATCTGCATTGTTTGGAAGGAGGTTCCAGATTGAATTAAAGCAAGTTAATTTTAGCTCTGACTTTTCAAGTGAAAGTGAAGGTGTTAATGCTATTAAGAGAACGACTGTCACTCAAACAACAGAGCGTAAATGTGCCAGTGGTAGACAAAACTCAAGAGATCCAAGATTGATTAACAATAAGGTAAAAAAGGATACAAACAAGGGAACAGTCCTAACAGCTGGAATTGCTTCAGAAGTTTACTCAAGTACTAACTTAGTAACAGCTGCAGTACAACCAAATCAAGATTCCTCTGGACTCGAGTCAGTGCAATCCTTTCTGGAGCCCCAAAAGGGTAACGGCCCTGGTAATATGCCTCTTCTGACGCCAAATGAATCTGCTGGACATCGGACAAGCTTCATCTGCAGTTCTGAGAAACCAACGATTTCTAATGAAAGTAGTCATGACACATTGATAACCTCAAATCCGTTAGAGTTGGAAAGTTGCGCTGAAGCACAGCCCAATCCTGATAATCAACCTGTAGCAACAATCAAAAGTGAGGCACTTGAGGACGTAACCCATTATATACCAGAAATCAGTGTGGATAACCAAGTGCCTGAACGCAAGTCAGCAGAACTACATTTGTTAGGAAAAATCGCTTTGAAAGTGAGAAAGCTCCGACATGGATTAAATGCCCCCAAACCATCGTCTTCTGAGCAACCCCCCAAACCTAATGATGCCAACACTTCATCGTTTTTACTCCAGAAGCTCAAGCATGTAAGCGGCTTGGATGTTGGTATGCATCCCAAACCTTCAAAACCAGTAAATCATGATGATGGCACTGAACAAGAAAGCAAATGTTTGTCAGATAAGAGAGACAGTTCAAGTGAGTCCAGTAATAATGTCAGTTGTAGAGGCATCTCAAGCATAAATCCATCTCCTGGGGAAAGTTGCGAGCAGTGTGCTATAAGACGGTTGTCACCCCTTAAAGGCTCAAATGCACTTTGTAATAAGAGTACGTCAAGTGCAAGTTCATGCACAAGCTCAATTGGGATGGAAAATCAAGGTAATTCACGGCTATCACCTTTGAGTAGTTCAGTCCAAGAAGAAAGATCTACCAGCCAGGGAAGTACAACATGTGAAAGGAATCAGTTGTCATCTGAGATCAGTTGTGATCTGACTGCAAGGAGAAGGTCATTACCATCAAGGAGTACATCAAAATATAGCGAGAGCAGGTCAAATCGAAGAAGTAGATCACCAAGGAGAAGAAGTAGATCACCATGTAGAAGAAGCAGATCGCCAATTCAAAGCAGTAGATCACCAACTCGAAGCAGTATATCACCAAGGAGAAGAAGTAGATCACCAAGGAGAAGAAGTAGATCACCATGGAGGGGAAGCAGATCACCAAGGAGAAGAAGTAGATCACCATGGAGGGGAAGCAGATCACCAAGGAGAAGAAGTAGATCACCAAGGAGAAGAAGTAAATCACCACATAGTAGAGGTAGATCCCCAAGGAGAACAAGTAGATCACCAAGGAGAAGAGGCAGATCACCAAGACGAAGAAGTAGATCCCCAAGAAGAAGAAGTAGATCACCAACTCGAAGAAGCAGATCACCAAGACGAAGAAGTAGATCACTAAGTCAAAGGAGGAGATCACCGCGTTCATGTAGAGGAAGCAGATCACAAAATACAAGAAATAGATCACCAATTTCACAACAGGGCTCTTCAGTAATGATGGGAACGACCCAGCTCAGAGACTTTCTGCCCAACCAATCAGAAGCTGCTCAGAACTGCTCTTTTAGGATTGAAGTCTGTCAAGATATTCGGAAAGTTATTGTGAGGAACGTTGGAACTGAAGTACTTGAATCACAGTGTGCCAATTGGCAAGAATATAGAGCAGCAAACCCGACAACCCAAAATGCAG ACTTCCAGCAGAGAAATATTTAG